A region of the Antedon mediterranea chromosome 4, ecAntMedi1.1, whole genome shotgun sequence genome:
TTATCATCATCTGTGCTCATCCGAGATATCATGTTCCACCCTTGGGGATGAACAATTAAAGACGAAATACACAGGTACTCGCTTGTATGGTAATTTGGAAAATCATTAACGACTTCAACACGATTACGTTTACGATAGAATATGTGGCCATGTTCTAGTTCCTCTTGGAAGAAGGGGACAGGTCGAATAAAATCTTCGATTCCTTCCATATCCTCCATCAAATGTTCAAGATTCAGATCGTGAATTACAACATAAAGACCGGAAGCAGACGACAACAACATCTTGGTACCGTCAGCAGTGAGACGCATTCTCATTAATGTTCTAAAATTTAGTAACTCATCATATATTGGTACATTGTCATCTGTAACATATCTGAAGTGTAAAGCAGATTATATTATTGATCATTGAGTCTGACTCACCaccatttaatttaaaactataTCAAATACCAAATATTATTCAGTGAAAGACACACAAATTAACTATCTTAATATGGTATTACTGAACATGTCATATTATAGATTACTTTAAACAGCTTCTTGTATGAAAATATCaggcatttaaattagtttgataaaaaacCCCACTCATCAATATACAATACATTGCACAGGgacaaaaaaacttattaatatacaatacaagGATCCATGTGCAATTATTCTAAAATGAGGTTCTTTACAGTATAggaagatgataatgatgaagatgatgatgatgatgatgatgatgatgatgataatgatgatgatgatgatgatgatgatgatgatgacagaAAAAACTCacttattaatatacaatacaagGATCCATGTGCAATTATTCTAAAATGAGGTTCTTTACAGTATAGgaagatgatgatgttgatgataatgatgatgatgatgatgatgatgataatgataatgatgatgatgatgatgatgatgatgatgatgatgatgatgatgataatgatgatgatgataatgatgatgatgatgatgatgatgataatgatgataatgatgatgataatgatgatgatgatgatgataatgatgataatgatgatgataatgatgatgatgatgatgataatgatgatgatgataatgatgatgatgatgatgatgatgatgataatgatgatgacagaATAAACTCACTTATTAATATCCCATAAGAGTACACTTCCATCAAATCCTGAAGataccatttgattggttggtcGGTGGAACTCGATACTTTTTACCCAATTAGTATGACCTTCGAATGATCGCACTTTGGACTTAGTGTTACGTATATCCCACAATGCAATTGTATTGTCATCAGAGCCACTCGCGAATGTTCTGTCATCAAAAAAACTATAAGGAAAAAGAAACATATCAGTTCCAACTTAGTATCAAAAAGACACTGAAGTGGagatgttaaatttaattttttttttgccagcATATTTCCTTTTGGACCACGATTTCACAGATGAGCACATGGACCTCTACTCTGGCAGTATTTCATCCAATCCATTTTAAAATTCCATCTGCTACAGTTTAAAAAGTTACAGGGGCAGACCCAGGGGGTAGCACTTGGAGCGTGCACTCCACCCCTGTGATATGTTGTGATGCTATACTTACGTGACACAGTTAACACAATCAGTATGAGCATTCTTTACATTGCAGATGGGTCTTGCTGTCAGGGGATCAAACAGTATCATTGCCCTCCTTTCACATGCTGCTACAAGCACTCTCCTGAAGTTTATAAAAGTGGACAAtccattcattcatcttttatttttgaaaaaaaagtaattctCCATAGCTCCAAAACAAATTAAtgtctacattattataaatataaaggcaacaaaaatatatatatatatatatatactgtatatatatatatatatatactgtatatcccataatataaataaattaattaattactttacTATAATTACTtttataaagtcaataaaataaataattaaattgtatgaAGTATAAAACTAGTGTTTTTAGCGACTGATTTACCCATGAAGGAATTTGTTTAAAACTAATTTCTTCATCATTTTTTAACAAACATCAGGGACAGATCCATATTGGGTTTTGCTATGGGCAATTTGCTTCTTGAATCTTCTTCTTGCCCACATGACACCCCATAAACAcacctttttattatttttagagtCAATCATTGATTATTATTGAGACTTTGACGTTGAGTATTTAGTTAAAATCAAGTACAAATCATCTCAAGACTTGCGCTAACGTTGaccatttaaataaaaaaaatgttgaataaaagtttaaacAAGCACTATATATGTTAGTAGAGTactaatttaaatcaaattaccCATCAGGCGAAAACTCCAAGTTGAAAATGGAACCAAAACCACGTTGATATGATGTGTCTTTGACTGAAGTATTAGATAACTTTTGATAAAGTTTTCTTAAGATACTGTCCGTTGTTCTAGCCCGATGACGTCCCGGGTCATAACTTAACAGTTTATTTCTAGGCCTGGATACCCCAGTACTTGCTGCTGTAGACATTGGTACGGCAAGGCCGATCTCTCTTGCTCGAAGCCATTCGATCGCCTTGAAATTGTCTGTTTTATTTtgttggcctaggcctaggcctaggttagaTGTCATCTTCAAAAAACTAATACTAATTATATCGACTACTCATGAAAATCGATGAAAATACCAGAGTAGTAAAACATTACTTATATTTTCATTTCCTTCCAAATatatactactaggcctagaccatGACTAATTAAACTTTTGAAAAGaagtgggtttttttttatatttattgtttacatGTGCAAAAACAGAGGGAGGGAGAGAGCCACCACCGTCCATGTTTACCAACCGGTAGAGGGCGCATAGAATCGAATTTTGAGTGGTGGAAGCACGCCGCCCCATCATCCAGGTCAGCATTAATCATTGGGCGGAACTCGGAGCTGAATAACCGTTTGCAAAAttgaatataaagaaaaaaatacatattcaaGATGTTCTCATGTTTAAATTCAACTCAATGTTTctattttgacccttttatctGAAAGGTGATTGCTCACTTGCACTCTCTCTCTATTGTGAATGTTATATTCTTCATCCATAGCTATAATGTATGTGATGATAAATGTCAAATAGGTCAATGCTATCTGCAAAatcataaaacaaaaatcaCATCCTCATTCGCCTTTTAAATCATGGAATCTTCAATCACAAAATCAGCAACTCCATCaatcataaagctctgtctacactaccatatttggccatatgaCTAACATAATGGGTACTACtccacactttttgtcaaactagtttgatagtgtagacagagtttaagaatATACCACATATTTACaggttaaaaatataaatgcaaAGAAATAGAATCAGTCAAATCAATTTATTTCACCCACATCATGGGTTTTATtcgtaaaatattattttctgaCCACTTTACTGGCTTGCCCTTTTTAGAGGCATTTGGTGCATACACAGTCCATATACTTTATCAAAAGAGTATACTGTACTACCTGAAAGTAGGTATATGCCTTAGAACAGGCTTTCATTATAGTTTTAAAGCTCACTCCGATAAACACTTGGTGCATTTTTAATCAACATAGAAAATAATTAGTAGTCACATTAATGAACTATTACTACAGGTATCTTGCTAGTAGGAACTGCTGTATTCGGAGTGAGAGTAGTACAAAGTAGAAATTTACAGTACCAATTCGACTTTCATTTTTTTAGAGTTTATAATTTTAGCAGCTAAATATGAACTGTATATAAATCAgtgtatactactgtactagatGAATAATGAACACAAATATTTACCATTAATTTAAGTACAAAATTACAAaagaaattgttttaataaaattcttTGTATCAATCAGAATACCCTGTAAACACATGCAAGTCATAT
Encoded here:
- the LOC140046188 gene encoding DDB1- and CUL4-associated factor 10-like; this translates as MTSNLGLGLGQQNKTDNFKAIEWLRAREIGLAVPMSTAASTGVSRPRNKLLSYDPGRHRARTTDSILRKLYQKLSNTSVKDTSYQRGFGSIFNLEFSPDGRVLVAACERRAMILFDPLTARPICNVKNAHTDCVNCVTFFDDRTFASGSDDNTIALWDIRNTKSKVRSFEGHTNWVKSIEFHRPTNQMVSSGFDGSVLLWDINKYVTDDNVPIYDELLNFRTLMRMRLTADGTKMLLSSASGLYVVIHDLNLEHLMEDMEGIEDFIRPVPFFQEELEHGHIFYRKRNRVEVVNDFPNYHTSEYLCISSLIVHPQGWNMISRMSTDDDNLEYTCVHDIQDNYSTIALHEEGKEFFECHGYHKPFKVIHSRLLYYIDEPSDGKGYIKELSVSPDGRLICSSFGYGVRLLAFNTGLSELCDIKHSNSEVSPRRAKLHEVTTMSNHRQTVLTSAFSPNQCLLVSGCLNGRVVFYNPRL